One genomic window of Paenisporosarcina antarctica includes the following:
- a CDS encoding aspartate kinase: protein MSRIVMKFGGTSVGNTERIRNVAKRVIGETAKGHEIVVVVSAMGKTTDELLRLAEDLSAEPSKREMDMLLSTGEQVTSALLTMSLQHMGQDAVSFTGWQAGIGTESVHRNARIEHIDTIRIEQALSAGKVIVIAGFQGLDAFGEITTLGRGGSDTTAVAIAASILADRCDIYTDVDGIYTSDPRYIEGARKLQELSYDEMLELANLGAGVLHPRAVEFAKNFCLPLSVRSSLSEETGTILLEEPTLEKNLIVRGVAFEPEIVRITIAYEVPFNGSLAKIFTMLARYHINVDIIVQSIMEGIQPSVSFSIKKEDFAETIHILKSNKADLGYQLANFEEGLAKVSIVGSGMVSNPGVAAQMFDRLRKEEIAVKMVSTSEIKVSVVIPEIDMLKATNALHDEFGLAVVRV, encoded by the coding sequence TTGAGTCGTATTGTCATGAAATTTGGTGGGACTTCTGTTGGTAACACTGAACGTATTCGAAACGTCGCAAAACGTGTTATCGGAGAGACTGCAAAAGGTCATGAAATTGTAGTGGTTGTCTCAGCTATGGGGAAAACAACAGATGAATTGCTGCGTTTAGCAGAGGATTTATCCGCAGAGCCCTCAAAACGCGAAATGGATATGTTGTTATCAACGGGGGAACAAGTGACGAGTGCTTTATTAACAATGAGTCTTCAACATATGGGGCAAGATGCGGTATCATTCACCGGCTGGCAAGCGGGCATTGGAACTGAATCCGTTCATCGTAATGCTCGGATTGAACACATCGATACCATTCGGATAGAACAAGCTTTGAGTGCTGGTAAAGTGATAGTCATTGCTGGATTTCAAGGGTTGGATGCGTTTGGTGAAATCACGACACTCGGTCGTGGAGGTTCGGATACAACGGCAGTTGCTATTGCTGCATCAATTCTAGCGGACCGATGCGATATTTATACCGATGTCGATGGCATTTATACGTCAGATCCACGTTATATAGAAGGTGCCAGGAAATTACAAGAACTGTCATATGATGAGATGTTAGAACTAGCAAATTTAGGGGCGGGTGTATTACATCCTCGTGCTGTAGAATTCGCCAAAAACTTTTGTTTGCCACTCAGTGTTCGTTCAAGTTTAAGCGAAGAAACAGGTACTATATTATTGGAGGAACCAACATTGGAGAAAAACCTAATTGTGCGCGGTGTCGCATTTGAACCAGAAATTGTTCGTATTACAATTGCATATGAAGTGCCATTTAATGGCTCTCTCGCTAAAATTTTCACTATGCTTGCAAGATATCATATAAACGTTGATATTATTGTTCAAAGTATTATGGAAGGGATACAACCAAGTGTGTCATTTTCAATTAAAAAAGAAGATTTTGCCGAAACAATTCATATACTAAAAAGCAATAAGGCTGATTTAGGTTACCAATTAGCAAATTTTGAAGAGGGCTTAGCTAAAGTATCAATTGTTGGTTCTGGAATGGTTTCAAATCCAGGTGTGGCTGCTCAAATGTTTGATCGACTTCGTAAAGAAGAAATCGCCGTGAAGATGGTGAGTACCTCAGAAATTAAAGTTTCGGTAGTTATCCCTGAAATTGACAT
- the uvrC gene encoding excinuclease ABC subunit UvrC has product MNELIQQKCTILPDQPGVYLMKDRQSTIIYVGKAKVLKNRVRSYFTGSHDGKTQRLVNEIEDFEYIVTSSNIEALILELNLIKKHDPKYNIMLKDDKTYPYIKITGEKHPKLITTRQVKKDKGKYFGPYPNAYAASETKKLLDRLYPLRKCPTLPDRVCLYYHLGQCLAPCVKPIEQDAYREIIDEITRFLNGGYQQVKQELTGKMLVASENLEFERAKEYRDQITHIETVMEKQKMMTNDFTDRDIFGYAIDKGWMCVQVFFVRQGKLIERDVSIFPLYQDPDDEFLTFLGQFYDQPHHIKPKEVLLPISVDLDLANQLLEVKVASPSRGQKKQMIDLATKNAEIAVREKFQLIDRQEQRTIGAVDDLGKAMNISPPLRIEAFDNSHIYGADAVSGMVSFIDGRPNKKDYRKYKTKTAARHDDYGAMREVIRRRYTRVLNDQLPLPDLIVIDGGKGQMEIAREIIEDELGLSIPIAGLAKDAKHQTSSLLYGDPPQIIPLKRTSEGFYLLQRIQDEVHRFAITFHRQQRGKHTVASALDGFEGIGPKRKKMLLKHFGSVKRIKEATVTELNESGLPLKIAESMSTYFHNETLSKE; this is encoded by the coding sequence ATCGAGTACGTTCGTATTTCACGGGCAGTCATGACGGAAAAACACAACGTCTTGTCAATGAAATTGAGGACTTTGAATACATCGTTACATCTTCAAACATCGAAGCATTGATTTTAGAACTGAACTTAATTAAAAAACACGATCCTAAATATAACATTATGCTTAAAGATGATAAAACATATCCCTATATTAAAATAACAGGTGAAAAACACCCGAAATTAATTACAACCCGGCAAGTTAAAAAGGACAAAGGAAAATATTTTGGTCCTTACCCAAATGCATATGCAGCTAGTGAAACAAAAAAATTGTTGGATAGATTATATCCATTACGCAAATGTCCAACATTACCGGACAGAGTTTGTTTGTATTATCATTTAGGTCAATGCTTAGCACCTTGCGTAAAACCAATTGAGCAAGATGCCTATCGTGAGATTATTGATGAAATTACACGATTCTTAAATGGAGGATACCAACAAGTCAAACAAGAATTAACAGGGAAGATGTTAGTGGCTTCTGAAAATTTGGAGTTTGAACGAGCAAAAGAATACCGCGATCAAATTACGCATATTGAAACCGTTATGGAAAAGCAAAAAATGATGACGAATGATTTTACGGATCGTGATATTTTTGGCTATGCAATTGATAAGGGTTGGATGTGTGTGCAAGTTTTCTTTGTACGACAAGGCAAATTAATTGAACGCGATGTATCTATATTCCCTTTATACCAAGATCCTGACGATGAATTTTTAACTTTCTTAGGACAATTTTATGATCAGCCACATCATATAAAACCAAAAGAAGTGCTGTTGCCTATTTCAGTTGATTTGGACTTAGCCAATCAACTACTCGAAGTAAAAGTGGCTTCGCCAAGTCGCGGGCAGAAAAAACAAATGATTGATTTAGCGACAAAGAATGCTGAAATTGCAGTACGCGAAAAATTCCAACTCATTGATCGACAAGAACAACGAACGATAGGTGCTGTTGACGATCTCGGGAAAGCTATGAATATCTCGCCACCTCTACGAATTGAAGCTTTCGATAACTCACATATTTATGGGGCCGATGCAGTCTCTGGGATGGTCTCGTTTATAGATGGAAGACCTAATAAAAAAGATTATCGTAAATATAAAACGAAAACAGCGGCACGTCATGATGACTATGGGGCGATGCGGGAAGTTATACGTAGACGGTACACGCGTGTATTAAATGACCAATTACCTTTACCTGATTTAATCGTTATTGATGGTGGGAAAGGACAAATGGAAATTGCCCGGGAAATTATTGAGGATGAACTTGGTTTATCTATACCGATTGCAGGACTCGCAAAAGATGCGAAGCACCAAACTTCTTCATTGTTATATGGGGATCCTCCTCAAATTATTCCGTTAAAACGGACGAGTGAAGGATTCTATTTACTTCAACGTATTCAAGATGAAGTGCATCGATTTGCCATTACATTCCATCGACAACAAAGAGGAAAACATACCGTGGCATCTGCTTTAGATGGATTTGAAGGTATAGGACCAAAACGCAAAAAAATGTTATTAAAACATTTTGGATCAGTAAAACGTATTAAAGAAGCAACAGTCACTGAATTGAATGAATCAGGATTGCCTTTGAAAATTGCTGAATCAATGTCAACTTATTTTCATAATGAAACATTGTCAAAAGAGTAA